Genomic segment of Octopus sinensis unplaced genomic scaffold, ASM634580v1 Contig00556, whole genome shotgun sequence:
AGCGTTTGTTTGAAATATGTTGGAAAGCCGCTGGTCCATGGAACACGTTAATTTCTGGATCTCTTGCGATGTTATATCACGGGATACATCCACTATTGTCTGTCACAATTTATCCTTGCTACTAAATTGGTTTCCAATCCCGAAAACTAGTCGTTTTATAATACTCTACAAGTTTTCTATAGGTTTTAAGTCGGGGGAACaggcatacaaccacacacacacacgcacacacacacacacacacacacacacacacaacacacacactcacacacacacatatacatatatatatatatatatatatatatatcaggtaatTTAGAATGAAATGTTCGATTTTGAACtctaaatttatttcactttatctcaacaaaaatcatagcagttaatcaaagtatgcacctaaatagTCAACACAATCTTGCCATTTTATCAGTAGATTATTTATGCCGACAGCGAATAATTCTTGATAGCAAaaggtgatgaaatcacgaaaggctgtttttgcatcttcttcggatttgaagttttttccttgcaaaaagttgtctaatgcctggtaATCCTGGTAGTCacttggtgcaaggtctggtgaatatgataGATGACAGAGtactttcaagttcagttcctgtaatttGAGTCGTGTTCCTTGTGTAACATGTCGTCAAACATTGCTTTGCAAAAGAATTGGCCTGGCTCTATTGAccagttgtttaattgcaagtccACTGTTCACTTCATcgaattggttgatgtatacatccggTGTAATTGAGTTACCAGATCTCATGAATCTCACACCAGCACTGGACCACCAAATGGACACCATTAGCATTCTTTGGTGAATATTCTATTTtcgattgtgttttggcacttcgtGTCTATCCAACGACCGTGCAGAACGATTGCTAtttttgaaaagaatccatttgcATCATACGTAACATACACCGcaaaaatggttcgcttttatgctgtgacaacaaagaagagcaAGTTTCAAGACGACGTGTGATTTGAAGCTCATTTAGTTCATATGGTACCCACTCGTCCAACTTTTTTACTTTGCCGATTTGTTTAAAATGGTCCAGTACAACTGGAATGGAAACATCAAACCTCGCTGTTAATGCACGCGTAGTTTGAGATATatccgcttccactacagtttccagttcatcattatccaccttagTCTCACGTCTACCATGGAGCTGATTTTCAAGAGGAAATTCACAAGaccagaacttctcaaaccatcgacgtACAGTGCGCTCATTCGCTAAATCTTCACCAAACAGCTCATTAGtgtttcgagctgtctgggatgAAGTGTTTCCACTACAGAACTCATATTCATGAAAAACACGAATTctttatctatccatgggttccAAAAAATTGAtctacaagagaaaactcacaatataatcagacaccatgaattgcatttcgaaaagtgatgacGTAACTCttaaatgttgtaaaacaaagaattgtgagGACAACCTTGGTGCATCAGAAACTCGGACATTTCTTTCTtaatgacctaatatatatatgtatgtatgtgtgtgtgtgtgtgcgtgagtgtatgcgtgtgttcatatatatgagtgtgtgcgtttttgtCTCCCATCACCAATAAACAACTAGTATTGGTGTGATTACGtctccgtaaactagcggttcgatAACAGAGACAGATAATATAGGTTATAGGCTTTAATGAATGAAGATTCTGGAGTCGATTCGTAGTATTAAAGTCTggcaaagcggtgccccagcatggccacattctactGATTGAAACGATGTAGGAGATAAAGGAATCTCTACAAACGTTTATACTCTTACCAATTCTGGAACAACTTTGAACACAATACAGATTCTAAATTTTAGAAAATTGCTGACATCAGCAACATTTTTGTAATACAGAACTATTCTCTTATCAATGGTCCATACGTGTGTTAATGTTTGTTGACATGGCATTTGTGGTTCAGGAATAAAGCTGGGTGGTGTTCTCGCATCTCACTAAGCTAATGGAATCCCAAACCCCACCGGATTTATTCGGTTAAGGAGAacgaaaacatattaagcaaagtGTGGAAACTATCCTCGTCAGCTGGCAATCGAGTAGGAACTTAGTTTCGTCGCCTTTAATCCAGGTTACTATTTGTGATGAAGTCAAGCAGCACGAAAATTAGATTCTGACGCTGTTTGGAATAAGCAAGCATAAATGCTTGTAATACCAATCACAAACGTGTATAATATGAATATTTGCATCTATTTATACGTAGACATAAGTGTATATACGAtggaatgctgaaaagttcctggctttaagggtttcgGGAAAGGCCTACATGGAAACCCAACATACCGAGCTATTTTACAGgtcttacaaaaactgaaggaccactgcaaaaaGTGCGTGAATCTAAAAAGgaaataagttgaataaaatcatattttctattacccaaagcCATGAGGTTTCAGCAGAgactgtgtgaatgtgtatatatgagtgtgttaatgtgtatatatgagtgtgtgaatgtgtatatatgagtgtgtgaatgtgtatatatgagtgtgtgaatgtgtatatatgagtgtgtgaatgtgtatatatgagtgtgtgaatgtgtatatatgattgtgtgaatgtgtatatatgattgtgtgaatgtgtatatatgagtgtgtgaatgtgtatatatgattgtgcgaatgtgtatatatgattgtgtgaatgtgtatatatgagtgtgtgaatgtgtatatatgagtgtgtgaatgtgtatatatgagtgtgtgaatgtgtatatatgattgtgtgaatgtgtacatatgagtgtgtgaatgtgtatatatgagtgtgtgaatgtgtatatatctataagtacaAGCAAGCGTAGGTTTGAAAATATACCTATAAAGTTCCTAACAATATGCTTATTGatagttaaatataaattatgagatatatactaatatattctATCGCTGTTTACACtgaacacacaaataaacagatataCTTGCATGAAGACACCTCGTATTAGGCCACGCAGATAtaaagcattaataataataataaaatgcctttTTCTGAAAGGCGTTTAAATATTGTTTCACAGAGAaatcagaaaatagagaaatcttCGGAATAAAACAAGAACATCATAAATTGATATAAACTAATAGACAAAGCCATagaaaatataatcataaatagACCGCAAAAATACATCAGAGAATACAACTATTAACAATAGATAAACCATAAGTAAAATGCGTTGTATAAATCAAATTTACACAACTTATAGAATAAATAAACGCATTATCTGGAAATGGCGAAAGTGAATACAAAATACATTAAAGGTAAGTACATTTAATGATAGATTAACAGTGTTAATATATCATCaaagtattaaaatttaaaaccttCTTGTGAATAAGAAACGAAAAGGATTGAAACACGAGAAGAAGCTACTAATAAGCATTGTGATTTATAATTCGTTTGCAAAATTGAAAACTGTATATTTCTCCACTGTAAGTGTTATGTTGGTGATAAAAGTAACAATCGCACAGCTATTGACACACCTTACATTTAAAACAAGGAACAAATGCAATGTAGTATATCACACAATATAAATAGGAAGAAATACGTTAGAGGATAACACATAAATAATCTATGGAAATCATTACAAAATATCGGATTCCGCCTCTAAGTAGGAGGAGGATCTTAGCGAAGCACATTGTAAATGGAAGCTCGTAGATAATATACACTAAATgcgaataaatatatgaaatatagacGCAACTAAAGACATACAATAGGCCTGCTCAAAACTAAAGATTTGgtgatatattttaaacataactTCATTCTGATGATAACACCAAaaagacgtacacacatacacacagactaacATGAGCacgcaaatacacgcacatacacacgcatatatgttatattatattcatagtatttaatgtaatattgtaacatAAATAGACAATTGGATTGAAAatagtatatctctctctatatataggcaCCGGCGTGGCTGTGTactaaggagcttgcttcccaactacatgtttccgggttcagtctcactgcgtggcagtttgggcaagtgtgttctatagTCGcgggcagaccaaaaccttgtgagtggatttggttgacggaaactgaaagaacctcgtcgtacacatgtatatatttgtg
This window contains:
- the LOC115226938 gene encoding histone-lysine N-methyltransferase SETMAR-like; translated protein: MPCQQTLTHVWTIDKRIVLYYKNVADVSNFLKFRICIVFKVVPELTARNTNELFGEDLANERTVRRWFEKFWSCEFPLENQLHGRRETKVDNDELETVVEADISQTTRALTARFDVSIPVVLDHFKQIGKVKKLDEWVPYELNELQITRRLETCSSLLSQHKSEPFLRCMLRMMQMDSFQK